In Drosophila subpulchrella strain 33 F10 #4 breed RU33 chromosome X, RU_Dsub_v1.1 Primary Assembly, whole genome shotgun sequence, the DNA window TACACTATACAATTTAAAGCTTTGTTTGTGCTATAGACAACTAAGAATAAACGTATGTATATCCCATAAATGGCATGGGAAAGGTCTGGTCAGGATGTTCTTATGGTATAGTTATCACTAATCACTACTATCAATAGTCAACCTAAATCACCTGGCGATTGGGGCTGTCCAGTGCTACTTCCAGCTGGTCCAAGGCCTGATCCTGGTGCATCACGTGGAGCCGGGCGTACGTGACGATGTTGCCCAGACGCTGGGTGCGGTCGCAGTAGTTGTCCCGGTTGTTGACGATCGAGTGGTACTGGTTCGTGTAGCTCTGCAGGAATCCGCCGACTGTCGGCGAGTTGTCGTTGAACCGCATGCACAGACCCAGACCCGAGCAGATAACGAGGATGATGGATCCCCAGGTCCACAAGGGCATCTTCTTGCGGGACACGGACATGTCCGGCTCCTGCTCGCGGCGTGACCGCTTCCTGCCGCTCCGCTCGGCGACAATCAGGCGACGGAGCCGCTTTTGCAGCTGACTATTGCCCGTTTTCCAGGTCTTGGGGGATTCGTGGTTCGAGTCCCGCCGTCTGTGGGATCGGGTCCTGGTCTTGTGGAGCACCTGGGCACCCTGGCTTGGAGTCTTGTCTGTGGCCATATATAATCACTAACTCGGGTTTTGCGGGAACAAATTTTGTGAGTTTGGTACAAACTTGTGGAAAAGataggaaatatttttatgaaataaaactAGTGTGTGAGCAAAATTGGAGCTGTTGCCTGTCCGAAACAACCAATGGAACTGCCAGAATCGTGTACGGCGAAAAGTTAGGAAAAATATTAGCCTACTTTACTCACTTTTTTGGAAAATAGCGTTTGCAACCggtaaataattttaaatgctgCCTCATAGTGTGGCCgtttttaggtttttttttcCATACGGTTTATTTATGTGATGTTCTagtattttaagaaaatgtatttagAGCTTGTAAACTATTAGGGGTATTCCCTAAACGGTTGATTTGCTGAATTTTGATCAGCTGCTGATCAGCTGCACCATACAAATTCCATTTTCAGAAATATCCGGAAATCAACAACCTTGAGGCTGAAAAATTAGTGAAAACCAGAGCTGTCAACTTATtctattaataatattattatcatTACCATCTACTTTTGTgaccttaaattattattcaaAAAATAGTCTATGCCAGAGTAGGCAAGAAGCTGTACCATTTTGATGAACCTCGTTTATAGCCTCTCCCATATACAGAGCTTATATTCTGGGGTGCCACGAAAACATTTTCCTGCGACATTCGGGGGAAATTAGTATTGATGCTTACGTACATTTCGCCCGAAGAGATTTCTGTGACACCTGCGAGTAACCCTATTTTTATGTGGTATATTTACAGTATATGTACCCGGTCAGTATATTTTTCCCGCCGAATCAGAAAACGGCCAGCTTGCATTGAAAATCATCTGTCTGTCTTCTTCGTCCCGAATtctcaatatattttaattttaaaataatctcCAAGCGTTAGCCAGTCAATCCGATCCGATAAGCAATGACGAACGAGGAAGTGGGCACCAACAGCGTCGCCGACCGCCTGCAGGTGGGTCCGCGCGAGGGCGTCACCTATCCGATCCAGATGAAGTACTGCGGCCACTGCACGATGCCCATTGAGGTGAGTTAGCTGGAGAGAGCTTGGGGAAAATCCATATTTCCTGTGCGCACACATATGTATTCATATCCTGCCTCCGATCCGCAGTACTGCGAGTACTATCCGGAGTACGAGAAGTGCAAGGAATGGCTGGAGCGCCACATGCCAGACGACTTCGAGCGCCTAAAGATCGAGGAGGAGGCGGCCGCCGCCGACGGGACGGATGACGACAAGAAGCGCCAGAAGCGCGGCGGCAAGGGACTGCTGCGCGTCAAGAAGAAGGAGGATGTGCCCAAGCGCATCTGCGTCTCGCGGGCGGCCCGTGGCAAGAAGAAGTCCGTGACAGTGGTCACAGGATTGAGCACTTTCGGTGGGTCTTATTGTCAGTTCACACCATTTACTTGTCAGTCCAAACAAGAGCTACCAGAAGATGGGACTAGCCCACTccggttttatttttacaagtCCTACATATACATAACTTGGAGCTGGGATTAGCCTTGCCTATTGGTTGTACCGGTTTCCTTACGTTTCCACATATTATTTGTAAAAGTGAAAACAATAGTGCCTTCTCTATAAGATACACCACTTAATCAGATACCGTCACAACAACATGCCTGGTTTTTAACAActaatttcaattttaagtgCATTCAAGTATTTTCTGTTATTGGTTTCGAAGGCATTCAATGTACCAGAAGAAACAGTATAATTATCATGTATCTCCTCGATTAATAACTTTCCTGACCTTTTCAGACATTGATCTCAAGGTGGCCGCCAAGTTCTTTGGCACCAAGTTCGCCTGCGGCTCTTCGGTGACCGGCGACGATGAGATCGTTATCCAGGGCGACGTCAAGGACGATTTGTTCGATGTCATACCCGAAAAGTGGGCCGAAATCGACGAAGATGTCATCGAGGATTTGGGCGATCAGAAGCgaacataaataaattaatcaaTTTTTTAGCTTATTTTATACGCTACATCAAACATTAAAATATGAAACGTTAAACGTAAAAAGCATGTAAGTTATTTAGTTGGCTGGCGGTTTTCCGCATCTGCTTGATTTGTTTCCGCTGTTAAGGGGGCAGCATCGGCTGGTGGAGATGTTTCAGTTGCTGGCGGATCTGTTTCCATTGCTTGGGGAGCAGCTTCGGTTGCAGGGGGAGCAgtttttgatgctagagaagCAATTTCTGGTGCTGTAGAGGTTTCCGTTGCTGGAGGAGCGGTTTTAGTTGCTAGAGGGGCAGTCGCAGTTGCTGTAGTGGATTCAGCCGCTGAATTGTTCTTGGCTCGCTTTCCAGATTGCTTCCCCGCTGTCTTCCCAGTGGCCTCTGGTGGTTTTTCAACCGGTGTCTCCTTAGTATCTCCCCCATGGAAGTGCTTGTAGCTCAGCTGAATTATCTTCTCGTTCTCCTCATCGGTAAGTGGAGCCTTATTGTCATCGATCAGCTGaataagttgaaaatgttattttctaTAGCCTTTTGGCTATACTTAAAGATATATCCCAAGCCCATCCTCACCAGCTGCGTATGTAGAGCACTTGTCGGAGGATCGTTGATCATTTGCAGGACCTCGTGGGACTTCAGTCGATAGGAGGAAAGGTCCTTCACATAGTTTACGATGTTCTCGCGGGTTTGAGTTTTGCAGGGCGACTCCTCCAGATACTGTAGTGCCTGGGGAATCGGAATCCGTGTTAATTTTCGATCATGAAGGTGCGTATTTTGAAAAATCAACAAACCTCATAGGTAACCGTGGCCAAGTTCCGCATGCCGAACTTCTTTTTTGTGCTCTTGATTTTCTGCAGAATCTGCATCACCTCCAGGTTGGTGAGATACGAGAACGTGGGGTTGATCCTGTATTGGAGCAAAAGGATCAAGAGATTATTCTCTATTTAATGGGAAAATAAGCAAAACAATTCTCACGTTTCCATTTTTTGAGTCGGCAAGTTTTAGTATGACCGCACGGCGGGCGTTGAAATATACCATGCCAAACAATACAACGGTAAGTTGACGTCTTCTagttgaatattttaaaaagtatactaaAAAACgtacaaatattttgtatgaACATGATTAGAGAAGTGCTGCTATGAAAACTGACTTCAAAGTTATTCAAGCATTAATAACTTACAAAATATTACCAAGAGCAAAAATGTAACCCATTTgctaaaatcaatttaaatacCGTGGCTTATCTGTGGTATTTCTAGTATACGTTTGTGAGCCCAGTTAACGGTCACACCACAAAGGCGTCGAGTTTAACAGTAGAGTTCATAACAGCGAATTCCGCCACTGTTATTGTGTTGTGACACCTGCTGTTAAGCGCACAGGGGTGAATCTCGGTACCTTTGGAGTCCACAGTTGGCTGCGGATGCAGACAGAGGATGCGGAAGCGGTGATACTGGGATCCAGCGCACAGCATGCATTCCCACACGAACGAGACGGCCGAGCCAGCGGCAACGGCGGGCGTGGTCACGAATGGGGCAGGAGGATCGGAAGGAGCTGGaggtggaggagcacatgGCAGCACGGAGGGCAAGATCCGGTGCATCTTCCTCAGCGAGTTCCATGCCACGGCGGGCTGCAAGATTAGCTGCCAGGTGAGTCGGTTCCCAGGAGCACTGCCTGATAAGATAATCCAATACAATCCACCGCCCACAGGTTCCCGATAACTACATATCCAAGGATGTGTTCGATGCCATCAACGTCTACATCATACCCAAGCAGCACCTCCAGCGCTGCATCCTGACCGTCAACGCAATGGACGTTAAGATCGTCGGCTATCCGGTGGGCATACAGGATCAGCAGAAGTACGCCCGCAACGCCTTCCTCTTTAACCTGTGCTTCGTCTGCGATTCGCGGGCCAGAAGCGTTCAGTACGAGCCGGTGGTCAAGAAGCTGTCCGAGTACCTCATCATGATGGAGGAGGAGTCCTGCTTCCTGTCGCGCGAGGACGACAAGCGCCGGCTGCAGAACATCTTCGAGACGGTCCTGCGCGACCTCAACGAGCGCAAGGTCGCCACCATTGTCGAGGGCGACAACACAATTTACCTGAAGATCGTCATGCACAAGCCGGATCCGCCGCCGGTCAAGGACCATATGGtgccgctgctgctggccAATCTGTGCGACGCTCCGCTGGACAACTGGGACCTGACCACGCAACAGGTGCGGGACTTAGTTTAGAAATAACGCTGGCATGGTTGGTACCCTGGGGGTATGAATTGTACTGGGATTTTCTAGATCTAAACACTTCCTCACTTGATCTTTACAAATATAACATATAATCCTATTGGACTGCACTGTTTCCCCGCTAGATCCTGCCTTATATCAACGGAATCAATCACGTTGCCCGGATCGCCGCTGAAGCGGATGTGGAAACGGATCTGGTAAAGTCGTGCATCCAGAACCTGGTCTACTACGGCGTTGTCCAGTTGCTGCCCATCCTCAAGTACAGCAACGTCTACATGACGCAGAACCTGAAACATCTCATCCAGAGTGCGTCGCTGAGCGGCGCCTGCCGGAAATACGTGGCCCTGCGACCGGACAAGACGTTGCCCAGTGTGCAGCGGATCTTCCAGTTCTACGCCTCGATGACGCACGGCGTCACCCTGCGGGCAATCTGCCAGCGACTGGGCCCCCAACACCACAACATCGATGAGCGGCGCATGGTGATCTTTGGGCTGCAACACCGGTTTATCCGCTGCATCCACAAGTACCCGGTGTTCACGGGCTCAGTACCTTCCGGGCGGCAGAAGATGTACACCGGGCTGATCAGCTTCGACGAGATCTGTTGCAAGACGGGCCTCTCGCCCAGCACCATCGAGCGGGACATCGAGAAGGATACGAATGTGACTGTGATCTGGAAGTGACGCCGGAGACGACGTCCGGGTTTGTTGTAGTTTGTAGGCCAACCGATTGTTATGTTTCCAATAGCTTttttatatacacatatatacaCATGAAAGGTTAACGAGCCGGTGGTTTGAGTTGGGCTGATCCCGGGCTTGGTTTTCCAGATGGAAGGCAATCAGGAATGCTCGGCGCTCGAGAGGATGGCTTCCTGCACCGCCTGGGCCACACAGGCGTCCTCCGAAGCCATGCCTTAAGATACAGAAATCATACATTTCGAAAAGACAGAGATAGTCATCAATTCTAAGGTGCTAATGAAGTGAGTTTTATACTAACGAAACCAATCAAAAACGCACCCAATGATTGGAAGATGGAAATGTCCGATTTTCCGGGATAGTTTCCATTGACGATGATGGCACCCAGTTCGGCGGTGATCGTGCCTGGAAGACCCACCAATTCAGCCTCGGCATTGGCATAGCAATCCACATAGATCTTAGCCTGGTGGTAGATATCGGGACTCAACTCAGAAAAGTGGACTTCGCCGGCACCAACAGCTGAAACCGAAGGGTTGGGAAGGTAACTATCTTGTAGACTCTTTAAATACGCGGACTCACTATTAATGTGAACGCTTTGTTTGCCTTTCAGATGCTCAAGATGGACGAGCGGCTCCTTGGAGTAGGTGGCCACGCAGATGACATCGGCATCCTGGCAAGCTTCTTTGGCACTCCGGCAAACTATTATCTGTGTTTCGCATTCGGTGCCCAGTTCCCGCTGCAGTTGCTCCTTCAATTTCTGGGCTTTCGCCTCCGTGCGATTGTACAGACTGAGCTGCATCACCCGGAAGTTGGCACAAAAAGCGGAGGCATGGAGTTGCCCTTGGACGCCGCAGCCCACGATGGCCACGTTGATCTTTCTCTCCGTCTCGGCCTGCGAACCAAAGCGTCGGAAGTACAGATACTTGGTGGCCACCAGGGAGGCGGAAACAGTGCGCCAGGTGGTCAAATCCGTGCCCTCCATTATGGCCGATAGTTGACCGGTATGGTTGTCAAAGAGCAGGACATGAGCATGGATGCAGGGTAGCGGTGGATCCCGCTGGGAGTTAGGCTTGAACGAGGTCACCACTTTGCAGGCCAGTGTGGAGCGGGTATCTCCCACTTCCCCCGGGGATCCCTTCGATGCCAGGCTGTAGTCTCCCACAAAGGCGGGCATGGTCAACAGAATCTTGCCAGGTTCCTTGCCGCAGGCGGTGAAACTCCTCTTCGGTTGGATGACataggaggaggaggtggtcCCCAGATCCTGGGACTTAACTACGGCCTTAAGCGCCGATTCCACTGCTTCATTGACCAGCGGCCAGGTGAGAACTCGGCGGACTGTTTCCGCATTGTAATAAACTGGCGAACATCCGCTCATATTTGTAACAAACGAACTTTATAAGTAGGGTATCTTTACAGCTTTGTAGATTTTATATTCGTATCTACTTCTTCTTAAATTCATTTACTTGGTTGCTGTTGAGTTTGAAATATAAACTTTACAAAATGGTGTAACTGATAATCTCAAAGATGAAAGATCAGCTGACCAGTGATGCTAGTTTAAGTGGAAAAGCTTGTTGGAAAATATCTATTGAGAAAACCTATACTTAAGATATCAAAAACAGCGACTAAGTTTACAGAGCTttccgatttttagaaaactaaaaactaattgcagaaatattaagataatgttccatttcaatttaataCCGTATATGTTTCCGAAAACGAAATATGACGGTTTTAGTATTATTTTGGACATTAATTATTCTCCTtccgatttttaaaaattttattcaaaattccgaaatattaaaagaacGATATTCCCAAAAGTAGAAGTTAATATGTCAAGAAACGCCGAggttgtattttttattacactttttttttatattttttgttcatttctatAGCTATAGGAGCCataggatatagttgtccgatcaggCTCATTCCGAGTTATATTCTTCCTGCAATAGAAATGagacttttgggaaggtttcatTCCGAAAGTCTTAAAATtgagagactagcttgcgtagaaacggacagacgaacagatcgactcgtctagtgatgctgatcaagaatatctATACATAtttgtacatatatgtactttatggggtcggaaaattctccttcactgcgttgtaAACTTcggactgaaatcattatactcTCTGGCAGCACTGTTTGTTCAATCAAAAATTGACTAAAAAATACCGTTTCTTTGTTAAACAATCGAATTGCggcaaaatttaaattgcttaTCCACGGAATAAATAAGGAGATGGAAGTGAAAATAGTGCAATAACAAGGGATATAcctattaattaaaaataaattgttgaaaataaaatatattgccAAAGGTTTTTTGATAACGAAAGGTGGACGGTCAATTTAAGTCACCGCAGAAAAGCTAAAACGAACCCAAAACCAATTTTCACGGGCGACTGTTTTTCCTCATTTCTAATGCAGTTTTCCCCATTCTTTGGCGTCGCTGggaaaatgcattttcacCGCACGCCAAGGGCGAAACCGCAGCTCAAAAAAGGGAAACCGCTTCTGTCAACGGCTTTATCGCGCTGAAATAATTCTCGCAAACAGCTGGAAACTGAACCACATCCCCATCCACCACATCCACGTCCAATCCAAGCCAATTGAAAAACCCCAACAGCCGACACGAA includes these proteins:
- the LOC119556160 gene encoding density-regulated protein homolog, with protein sequence MTNEEVGTNSVADRLQVGPREGVTYPIQMKYCGHCTMPIEYCEYYPEYEKCKEWLERHMPDDFERLKIEEEAAAADGTDDDKKRQKRGGKGLLRVKKKEDVPKRICVSRAARGKKKSVTVVTGLSTFDIDLKVAAKFFGTKFACGSSVTGDDEIVIQGDVKDDLFDVIPEKWAEIDEDVIEDLGDQKRT
- the LOC119556159 gene encoding uncharacterized protein LOC119556159; protein product: METINPTFSYLTNLEVMQILQKIKSTKKKFGMRNLATVTYEALQYLEESPCKTQTRENIVNYVKDLSSYRLKSHEVLQMINDPPTSALHTQLLIDDNKAPLTDEENEKIIQLSYKHFHGGDTKETPVEKPPEATGKTAGKQSGKRAKNNSAAESTTATATAPLATKTAPPATETSTAPEIASLASKTAPPATEAAPQAMETDPPATETSPPADAAPLTAETNQADAENRQPTK
- the LOC119556155 gene encoding GATOR complex protein NPRL2, whose product is MHSHTNETAEPAATAGVVTNGAGGSEGAGGGGAHGSTEGKIRCIFLSEFHATAGCKISCQVPDNYISKDVFDAINVYIIPKQHLQRCILTVNAMDVKIVGYPVGIQDQQKYARNAFLFNLCFVCDSRARSVQYEPVVKKLSEYLIMMEEESCFLSREDDKRRLQNIFETVLRDLNERKVATIVEGDNTIYLKIVMHKPDPPPVKDHMVPLLLANLCDAPLDNWDLTTQQILPYINGINHVARIAAEADVETDLVKSCIQNLVYYGVVQLLPILKYSNVYMTQNLKHLIQSASLSGACRKYVALRPDKTLPSVQRIFQFYASMTHGVTLRAICQRLGPQHHNIDERRMVIFGLQHRFIRCIHKYPVFTGSVPSGRQKMYTGLISFDEICCKTGLSPSTIERDIEKDTNVTVIWK
- the LOC119556158 gene encoding ketimine reductase mu-crystallin, which encodes MSGCSPVYYNAETVRRVLTWPLVNEAVESALKAVVKSQDLGTTSSSYVIQPKRSFTACGKEPGKILLTMPAFVGDYSLASKGSPGEVGDTRSTLACKVVTSFKPNSQRDPPLPCIHAHVLLFDNHTGQLSAIMEGTDLTTWRTVSASLVATKYLYFRRFGSQAETERKINVAIVGCGVQGQLHASAFCANFRVMQLSLYNRTEAKAQKLKEQLQRELGTECETQIIVCRSAKEACQDADVICVATYSKEPLVHLEHLKGKQSVHINTVGAGEVHFSELSPDIYHQAKIYVDCYANAEAELVGLPGTITAELGAIIVNGNYPGKSDISIFQSLGMASEDACVAQAVQEAILSSAEHS